Below is a window of Microaerobacter geothermalis DNA.
ACCCTGGGCACTAATTCCCAAGAAATCTTTGATAACCGGTGCCGATGTGCCGAAGATTTGCGGAGAACGCATGAGCAGAATCATAATTCCGGTGAACAAGAGTCCGGTAAGGATACCGGATATGGCACCTTCACGGTTCATCCTCTTGTCAAAGATACCCAACAGGATAGCGGGGAACAAGCTTGCTGCCGCCAGACCGAAGGCAAACGCGACCACCTCACCCACAAATCCTGGCGGTTTGATCCCGAAATATCCAGCTAGCAACACGGCAAGGAAAATCATCAGGCGTCCAACCTTTAGCCGCTGCGCTTCTGAAGCATTAGGTCGAAATACTCGATAGTATAGATCGTGTGAAACGGCACTGGACATTGCCAGCAATAAACCGGATGCCGTTGATAGGGCTGCCGCCAGACCCCCTGCTGCCACGAGGGCGATAATGAATGGAGCCAGCTTAGCAACCTCAGGAGTTGCAAGAACGATAATATCACGGTCAATGGTAACTTCATTCGTGTTTTTATCCCCGGTGAAAGAAAGATTTCCATCACCATTTTTATCCTCAAGTTTTAGCAAACCGGTGGATTCCCATTTGGATACCCATTCGATTTGCCGTGCCTCTTCGATTGGTTTCGCATTTAAGCTTTCTATTAAGTTATATTTTGCAAAAACCCCAATAGCTGGTGCGGTAGTGTATAGCAATGCGATGAAAACCAATGCCCAACCGGCGGACCAGCGAGCCGATCGTACGTTTTTAACGGTATAGAAGCGAACAATCACGTGGGGCAGTCCAGCAGTACCTACCATAAGGGCCAGTGTTACAGCAAATACGTTAACAGCCGACAAACTCTGGAACGGTGCAATATATTCCTTTAGACCCAAATCGACCTGCAGTTGGCTTAAACGTTGGGCGATATCGCTGAACGTAAGAGCCAATTGCGGAATTGGATTGCCGGTAAGCTGGAATGCGATAGCGATCGCCGGAATAAGATAAGCTAGGATTAATACAAAGTACTGTACAACTTGAGTCCAGGTGATCCCTTTCATTCCACCAAGTACGGCAAAGAAAGCAA
It encodes the following:
- a CDS encoding sodium:solute symporter family protein → MSVEALTLILVILTFGIYIYIGWWAKARDTASFYVAGKEIPAVANGAAIAADWMSAASFISMAGLIAFMGYDGTVYLMGWTGGYVLLALLLAPYLRKFGRYTVPDFIGDRYYSNSARAVAAIATIFISLTYVAGQMRGVGIVFSRYLQVDIAVGVIIGMAIVAFFAVLGGMKGITWTQVVQYFVLILAYLIPAIAIAFQLTGNPIPQLALTFSDIAQRLSQLQVDLGLKEYIAPFQSLSAVNVFAVTLALMVGTAGLPHVIVRFYTVKNVRSARWSAGWALVFIALLYTTAPAIGVFAKYNLIESLNAKPIEEARQIEWVSKWESTGLLKLEDKNGDGNLSFTGDKNTNEVTIDRDIIVLATPEVAKLAPFIIALVAAGGLAAALSTASGLLLAMSSAVSHDLYYRVFRPNASEAQRLKVGRLMIFLAVLLAGYFGIKPPGFVGEVVAFAFGLAAASLFPAILLGIFDKRMNREGAISGILTGLLFTGIMILLMRSPQIFGTSAPVIKDFLGISAQGIGVVGMLLNFIVSFVVSRATEAPPQEIQDMVEDIRTPEIFDTVDSNTGGVRHSH